The Cydia amplana chromosome 21, ilCydAmpl1.1, whole genome shotgun sequence genome includes a window with the following:
- the LOC134657815 gene encoding facilitated trehalose transporter Tret1-like: MRIQSFLRQCLGTTIMAFPKFLLGSGTVWPSYALLILQSASTPLSGPISLLEEALIGSLPYISSIFMSPFGGVIVDKFGRRWSGIFTNAVVAVSWVFVIYGTTSPMLLIGRCLFGVSGGLLMQVAWAFAAEVSEDACRGFMSSMPSVMYALGALVSIILGWLTTYHNIAYINFGLAVANAITMWLLPETPVYLCLIGKHEEALKSLSFYRASTTKDKAVIDEMAEIKANQDNKQRSATLVPTEEPVTQDPEKQNLAKEEFVPPVKLSAMQYFRISPGARWSFFVVTLLMTLSIFTGVTSIQVYGGTLFLKATPSLSPDLCAVLMASILMVGSIGGAACTDLFGRRVLLTSASFINGVCMVLLGVMVRWPFGPVWLVPAVILVFCFVFNFGGGMIPYVLLAEVFVPEVKGFSQSIMMLWLYIVNFILLLAFVPAVEFIGLQIVFFVFAGCAFACTLCTYYMIPETKGMNPYVIEELFSARIKEGRWWVRPTSENK; encoded by the exons ATGAGGATCCAGAGTTTTTTGCGTCAGTGTTTGGGGACAACCATAA TGGCCTTCCCGAAGTTCCTTCTCGGCTCCGGGACAGTATGGCCGTCCTACGCCCTACTCATCCTCCAGAGCGCGTCCACGCCCCTCTCAGGACCCATCAGCCTCTTAGAAGAAGCCCTCATAGGCAGTCTACCCTACATCTCCAGCATTTTCATGTCTCCCTTCGGTGGAGTCATTGTAGATAAATTTGGGAGGAGGTGGAGTGGCATTTTTACAAATGCTGTAGTTGCG GTATCGTGGGTGTTTGTTATATACGGGACAACATCTCCTATGCTATTAATTGGAAGATGCTTATTTGGCGTGAGCGGTGGTTTACTTatgcag GTAGCCTGGGCATTCGCAGCAGAAGTGTCCGAAGATGCCTGTCGAGGTTTCATGTCTTCCATGCCATCAGTCATGTACGCTTTAGGTGCCCTGGTATCCATAATCCTTGGCTGGTTGACCACGTACCACAACATTGCGTACATAAACTTCGGCCTGGCGGTTGCGAATGCGATCACAATGTGGTTGCTTCCTGAGACCCCGGTGTATTTGTGCTTAATTGGAAAACATGAG GAAGCGTTGAAATCGTTATCTTTCTACCGTGCGTCTACGACCAAAGACAAGGCTGTAATCGATGAGATGGCAGAAATTAAAGCCAACCAAGACAACAAGCAGAGATCTGCGACACTAGTACCGACTGAAG AACCCGTGACACAGGATCCCGAAAAGCAAAATCTAGCGAAAGAAGAATTTGTTCCCCCTGTAAAACTATCAGCTATGCAATATTTCC GCATTTCTCCTGGAGCGCGCTGGTCTTTCTTCGTCGTCACTTTACTCATGACTCTCTCCATCTTCACGGGAGTTACCTCCATCCAAGTGTACGGTGGAACATTATTTCTCAAGGCCACCCCCTCTCTATCGCCTGACTTGTGCGCCGTTCTTATGGCTTCGATCTTGATGGTGGGATCCATCGGTGGAGCGGCTTGCACGGATTTGTTTGGCAGAAGg GTCTTACTGACATCAGCATCTTTTATAAACGGGGTCTGTATGGTGCTGCTGGGTGTAATGGTCCGCTGGCCATTTGGCCCCGTGTGGTTGGTGCCGGCCGTCATACTGGTCTTCTGCTTCGTTTTCAACTTTGGCGGTGGCATGATACCGTATGTGCTGTTGGCCGAAGTATTCGTCCCTGAG GTAAAAGGCTTCTCGCAATCCATCATGATGCTATGGCTGTACATCGTCAACTTCATCCTTCTTCTCGCCTTCGTCCCAGCAGTAGAATTTATAGGCCtgcaaattgtttttttcgtgtTCGCGGGCTGTGCCTTTGCCTGcacattatgtacctattacatGATACCAGAGACCAAGGGCATGAACCCGTATGTCATCGAGGAATTGTTTTCGGCGAGGATAAAGGAGGGAAGGTGGTGGGTGAGGCCTACTTCTGAGAATAAGTGA